One region of Methanobacterium formicicum DSM 3637 genomic DNA includes:
- a CDS encoding Fpg/Nei family DNA glycosylase has protein sequence MNVISPEILVETSSNQMKKAMEGHEFTESTRYGKYLFAKLDSDLFLIMHFGMTGYLHYEHQNTSRYPRLLIKFSGGNFLAFDDARKFGKLGLTLDPDEFIENKKLGPDALEVSFKDFYDIVHGRKGMIKPLLLNQNILAGIGNLYADEILYQSRVHPLTRANLIDKQGWGQIFQNMKKVLQKAIECDDSVKSLPESYLLPHRHKGGKCPEGEKLETIKVGGRTTFLCPHRQMINTYEG, from the coding sequence GTGAATGTTATCAGTCCTGAAATTCTGGTGGAAACCAGTAGCAATCAGATGAAAAAAGCCATGGAAGGTCATGAGTTTACAGAAAGCACTAGATACGGGAAGTATCTCTTCGCAAAATTAGACAGTGACCTGTTTTTGATAATGCACTTTGGAATGACAGGCTACTTGCACTACGAACATCAGAATACCTCCCGGTATCCTCGTTTATTAATAAAGTTTTCAGGAGGTAATTTCCTGGCCTTTGATGATGCCCGTAAATTCGGGAAACTGGGCCTGACCCTGGATCCTGATGAATTCATTGAAAATAAAAAATTGGGTCCAGATGCACTGGAAGTGAGTTTCAAAGATTTTTATGACATAGTTCACGGTAGAAAGGGTATGATAAAACCATTACTACTTAACCAGAACATTTTAGCCGGTATTGGTAATTTGTATGCTGATGAAATACTCTACCAGAGCAGAGTACATCCTCTGACCCGTGCAAATCTTATAGATAAACAGGGATGGGGACAAATTTTTCAGAATATGAAAAAGGTACTCCAGAAAGCAATAGAATGTGATGATAGTGTCAAATCCCTTCCAGAATCTTATCTTCTTCCCCACCGCCATAAAGGTGGTAAATGCCCTGAGGGTGAAAAATTGGAAACTATAAAAGTAGGTGGTAGAACCACGTTCCTATGTCCCCACCGGCAGATGATAAACACTTATGAGGGCTGA
- a CDS encoding P-II family nitrogen regulator: MKEIVAIIRPNKLDEVKDALETIGCNGITVTEVKGRGRQLGITESYRGSDYRIDMLPKTRLEIIVADEDADSVVNTIVETAQTGDIGDGKIFISSVEDVVRIRTGERGEEAV; encoded by the coding sequence ATGAAAGAAATAGTGGCCATAATTCGACCAAACAAATTAGACGAAGTTAAAGATGCCCTTGAAACAATAGGATGCAATGGAATCACCGTGACCGAAGTAAAAGGTCGTGGGCGACAACTAGGCATCACTGAAAGTTACAGAGGCAGTGATTACCGGATCGACATGCTACCCAAAACCCGTCTGGAGATCATCGTAGCAGATGAAGATGCAGATAGTGTTGTTAATACCATAGTTGAAACAGCACAAACCGGGGATATTGGAGATGGAAAAATATTCATCTCATCTGTAGAAGACGTTGTCCGTATCAGAACAGGAGAAAGGGGAGAAGAAGCAGTCTAA
- a CDS encoding ammonium transporter translates to MDPVLNSGDTAWMLISTALVMLMTVPGVALFYGGLSKKVNVLNTMFMSLIAFSIASIVWVLYGYQFAFGADMLGGLIGNPANLLFSGIGVDQLSTLAPTIPETVYIAFQMTFAAITVALVSGAVVGRMKVSSWIVFSIAWLSLVYVPIAHWVWGGGFLFQWGALDFAGGTVVHINSGVAALALALLLGKRKDTKLLPHHLGYSVIGAALLWFGWFGFNAGSALSAGGLAGQAFINTNTATAAAMVSWVIIDYLKTGKPTILGAISGAIAGLVAITPAAGFVTLQAAVIIGLVTSVVSYLAISYLKPKLGYDDALDVFGIHGMSGLWGALATGLFAAPFINSLGTGVFYGNPGQIVTQIVAIAIVAAYSFVATLIIGKIIDIVMGLRVEEKEEIEGLDITQHEETGYRI, encoded by the coding sequence ATGGACCCTGTTTTAAATAGTGGTGACACCGCCTGGATGCTCATCTCCACTGCACTGGTAATGCTCATGACAGTGCCGGGAGTAGCTCTCTTTTACGGTGGTCTCTCCAAGAAAGTAAATGTGTTAAACACAATGTTTATGTCTCTAATTGCGTTCTCCATTGCCAGCATTGTCTGGGTACTTTATGGTTATCAATTCGCATTTGGAGCCGATATGTTGGGAGGATTAATTGGAAACCCCGCAAATCTTCTATTTAGTGGAATAGGAGTGGATCAATTATCCACACTTGCCCCAACCATACCTGAAACTGTCTACATTGCTTTCCAGATGACTTTTGCCGCCATAACCGTGGCCCTGGTATCTGGAGCAGTTGTGGGAAGAATGAAAGTATCTTCATGGATAGTGTTCTCCATTGCCTGGTTAAGTTTGGTATACGTACCTATAGCCCACTGGGTATGGGGTGGAGGATTCCTGTTCCAATGGGGTGCACTGGACTTCGCCGGTGGTACCGTTGTACACATCAACTCTGGTGTAGCTGCCCTGGCCCTGGCCCTGTTACTGGGTAAAAGGAAAGACACCAAATTATTACCACACCATCTCGGTTACTCCGTTATTGGTGCCGCATTACTATGGTTCGGCTGGTTTGGATTCAACGCAGGTTCAGCCCTTAGTGCGGGTGGACTGGCAGGTCAAGCTTTCATCAACACCAACACCGCCACTGCCGCAGCAATGGTCTCCTGGGTAATAATCGACTACCTCAAAACAGGTAAACCAACCATACTGGGAGCAATATCCGGTGCAATCGCAGGATTAGTTGCAATAACCCCTGCAGCAGGTTTTGTAACCTTACAAGCTGCAGTCATAATCGGTCTGGTAACCAGTGTAGTTTCATACTTAGCCATAAGCTACCTGAAACCAAAACTGGGTTACGACGATGCCCTGGATGTATTTGGAATACACGGTATGTCTGGTTTATGGGGTGCACTGGCCACCGGTTTATTCGCAGCACCATTCATCAACTCCCTGGGAACCGGAGTATTCTACGGTAACCCTGGACAGATTGTAACCCAAATCGTTGCAATAGCTATAGTAGCTGCCTACAGCTTTGTTGCCACCCTGATAATAGGTAAAATCATTGATATTGTCATGGGACTGCGCGTGGAAGAAAAAGAAGAAATCGAAGGACTGGATATCACTCAACACGAGGAAACCGGTTACAGGATTTAA
- a CDS encoding P-II family nitrogen regulator, whose translation MKRIITIIRPDKLEDVKQALEEIGCHGLTVKEVKGRGIQLGITESYRGTDYKVDLLPKTQLEIVAKTEDVDEIVNTIVKSAQTGCIGDGKIFISPVEEVIRIRTGERGDKAI comes from the coding sequence ATGAAAAGAATCATAACTATCATCAGACCCGATAAACTGGAAGATGTTAAACAGGCTCTGGAAGAAATTGGTTGCCATGGGTTAACAGTTAAAGAAGTTAAAGGACGGGGAATACAGTTAGGAATTACTGAAAGTTACCGAGGTACTGACTACAAGGTAGACCTGCTCCCTAAAACTCAACTGGAAATTGTGGCAAAAACCGAGGATGTGGACGAGATCGTGAATACCATAGTCAAAAGTGCCCAGACTGGCTGCATTGGAGACGGGAAGATATTTATATCCCCAGTAGAAGAAGTAATACGAATCCGTACCGGAGAAAGGGGAGATAAAGCAATATAA
- a CDS encoding ammonium transporter translates to MDPILSSGDTAWMLISTALVILMTIPGVALFYGGLIRRENVLNTMFLSFITFSIVSVLWFIYGYDLAFGSDVMGVIGALTNPFFNGVVESNSLAALAPTIPTGLYAIFQMTFAAITVALISGAIVERMKFSAWLVFVPVWLTLVYLPVAHWMWGGGFLAQWGALDFAGGTVVHLSSGVAALALVLLLGVRKNSRLLPHHLGYSVIGTGLLWFGWFGFNAGSALGATNLAVSAMIVTNTSACVGMLAWVLMDKLNTGKPTLLGALSGAIAGLAAITPAAGYVNVTSAIIIGFVASIISYYAVSHLKPRLGYDDALDVFGIHGVCGIVGTIAVGIFATPLINSAIKGGLIAGNAGQIGVQLLAIVIIGAYSFILTLVIAKVIDMTIGLRVEDDHEIQGLDLNQHEESGYRLS, encoded by the coding sequence ATGGATCCTATTCTTAGTAGTGGTGATACCGCCTGGATGTTAATATCCACTGCTCTGGTAATTCTTATGACTATACCTGGAGTGGCCCTATTTTACGGGGGACTTATTCGCCGAGAAAACGTTTTAAACACAATGTTCCTTTCATTCATCACATTTTCAATTGTAAGTGTGCTCTGGTTTATATATGGATACGACCTGGCCTTTGGAAGCGATGTTATGGGAGTGATTGGTGCCCTGACCAACCCATTTTTCAATGGAGTTGTTGAATCAAACTCCCTGGCTGCCCTGGCACCCACCATACCCACGGGACTATACGCCATATTCCAGATGACCTTCGCCGCCATAACAGTGGCCCTGATATCAGGGGCAATAGTAGAGCGTATGAAATTTTCTGCATGGCTGGTATTTGTTCCAGTATGGTTAACCCTGGTATACCTTCCAGTAGCCCACTGGATGTGGGGTGGAGGATTTTTAGCCCAGTGGGGAGCATTGGACTTTGCTGGAGGTACCGTGGTTCACTTAAGTTCAGGTGTAGCTGCCCTGGCACTGGTACTGCTTTTAGGCGTTCGTAAAAATTCAAGGTTATTACCCCATCACCTTGGTTACTCCGTAATTGGTACAGGACTATTATGGTTCGGTTGGTTCGGATTTAATGCAGGTTCCGCATTAGGAGCAACAAACCTGGCAGTTTCAGCAATGATCGTTACCAACACCTCGGCCTGTGTGGGAATGCTGGCCTGGGTACTAATGGATAAACTGAACACTGGAAAACCAACATTATTAGGTGCTTTATCTGGAGCAATAGCCGGTTTAGCTGCAATAACACCCGCTGCCGGATATGTTAACGTTACTTCTGCAATTATAATTGGTTTCGTTGCATCAATAATCTCATACTACGCAGTTTCACACTTAAAACCACGTTTAGGCTACGATGATGCTCTGGATGTATTTGGAATACACGGTGTCTGCGGTATTGTTGGAACCATAGCTGTAGGTATCTTCGCAACACCCCTCATAAACAGTGCCATTAAAGGAGGGCTGATCGCAGGTAATGCAGGTCAAATTGGTGTTCAACTCCTGGCCATAGTCATAATCGGGGCTTATTCATTCATATTAACCCTGGTTATTGCCAAAGTTATTGACATGACAATAGGATTGAGGGTTGAGGATGATCATGAAATCCAGGGACTGGACCTTAACCAACATGAGGAATCCGGTTACAGACTATCATAG
- a CDS encoding glutamate synthase-related protein, whose amino-acid sequence MPFKIERNQELCKRNFDRPGCCWYLCDNRDENLCQNCYSCYNNCPHDVYEIVNDEPFPLHHENCVGCRICEEMCPNQAIEVNAVQEDRRNVWSLTDLVEINRKSTEGSYKVRGCGATRVIPTFDDLVIVPAQVSRPPIDKYREPCNTRVVLGSRYAENPLVIDTPIMIAAMSFGALSKEAKIALAMGSTLAGTATNTGEGGMLPEERKYAKKLIAQYASGRFGVSADYLNNSDAVEIKIGQGAKSGMGGHLLGEKVTAEVSKIRMIPEGTDALSPARHMDIVGPEDLSMKISQLREITDWKVPIMVKFTSGRVSDDVKIAAKAGADAIVVDGMQGGTGAGPDVVTEHSGVPTIAAIVEADEALKHINLREEVSLIAAGGIRNGADVAKAIALGADACYIATSALVSIGCRVCQMCYAGTCRKGIATQNPQLRRRLDYLEGGKRVARYIEAMTEEAVMLTQQAGNTDLLKLEKDDLRALTVESSAMTGVKMAGLEAPIRS is encoded by the coding sequence ATGCCTTTTAAAATTGAAAGAAATCAGGAACTTTGCAAGAGAAACTTCGACCGTCCTGGTTGCTGCTGGTACCTCTGTGACAACCGTGACGAAAACCTGTGTCAGAACTGTTACTCCTGCTACAACAACTGTCCCCACGACGTTTATGAAATAGTGAATGATGAACCATTCCCCCTACACCATGAAAACTGTGTGGGCTGCCGTATATGTGAAGAAATGTGCCCCAATCAAGCTATTGAGGTTAACGCTGTTCAAGAAGACCGGAGGAACGTGTGGAGTTTAACCGATCTGGTGGAGATAAACCGAAAATCAACCGAAGGATCCTACAAAGTTAGGGGATGCGGTGCCACCAGGGTTATACCCACCTTCGACGACCTGGTAATAGTACCGGCACAGGTTTCCAGACCACCGATTGATAAGTACCGGGAACCCTGCAACACCAGGGTAGTCCTGGGAAGCCGTTACGCTGAAAACCCACTGGTAATAGATACACCCATCATGATCGCTGCCATGAGTTTCGGAGCTCTCTCCAAAGAAGCCAAGATCGCCCTGGCCATGGGCTCCACCCTGGCGGGCACTGCCACCAATACCGGCGAAGGGGGAATGCTTCCAGAAGAACGTAAATACGCCAAAAAACTCATTGCCCAGTACGCTTCCGGTCGTTTCGGTGTCAGTGCCGATTACCTCAACAACTCCGATGCAGTGGAGATCAAAATAGGTCAAGGAGCAAAATCGGGTATGGGAGGACACCTTTTAGGAGAGAAAGTTACTGCAGAGGTCTCCAAAATCAGGATGATACCCGAAGGTACCGATGCCCTGAGCCCTGCCAGACACATGGACATTGTGGGACCAGAGGATCTCTCAATGAAGATCAGCCAGCTTAGGGAAATCACCGACTGGAAAGTGCCCATAATGGTGAAATTCACCAGTGGAAGGGTCAGTGACGATGTGAAAATCGCAGCCAAAGCTGGAGCAGACGCCATAGTGGTGGATGGTATGCAGGGAGGAACCGGAGCTGGACCCGATGTGGTCACTGAACACAGTGGAGTACCCACCATCGCAGCCATAGTTGAAGCCGATGAAGCTTTAAAGCACATAAACCTGAGGGAAGAAGTAAGCCTGATTGCTGCAGGGGGTATAAGGAACGGTGCCGATGTTGCCAAAGCAATAGCTCTGGGAGCTGATGCCTGTTACATTGCCACCAGTGCCCTGGTAAGTATTGGCTGCCGAGTCTGTCAGATGTGTTACGCTGGAACCTGCCGTAAGGGAATAGCCACCCAGAACCCTCAGCTACGCCGTAGACTAGATTACTTGGAAGGAGGTAAACGAGTGGCCCGTTACATTGAAGCCATGACTGAAGAAGCAGTGATGTTAACCCAGCAGGCAGGTAACACCGACCTTCTAAAATTAGAGAAAGATGATCTGCGAGCCCTAACTGTAGAATCATCTGCCATGACCGGAGTGAAAATGGCCGGTTTAGAAGCACCCATAAGGAGTTAA
- a CDS encoding Coenzyme F420 hydrogenase/dehydrogenase, beta subunit C-terminal domain has translation MTDNNQKSVTLVGTPCHIIASEKMEHYSNILGDSPVDFKLGLFCMENFSHSYLKEFLKQNNIEMNDINQFRVEKGHLWAYLKNGDVFKAPLSQAKVCMRKNCQVCMDYTSELADLSVGSVGSAPGWSTVIARTEKGLKALNKAETKGYIKTKAIEESGLALLEKLANKKKTENREEIKKRESVARPVLYRRYINDEEFIEEVSSCQFKDLKSDVVDVGSCVLCGACYYVCPENIVSIEDRKPQLKGTCPPECNLCYVACPRTYLSQEVLSRDLDQKALGNYIKIVSARADGVDGQDGGVATALLNYILDENITDEVIVVDKMDDNPWKPEAIITSKTEEVTNAAGTKYSAAPVFKVLKSNHKMNPNTDSKKEVS, from the coding sequence ATGACCGATAACAACCAGAAGAGTGTAACTCTAGTGGGAACTCCCTGCCATATCATTGCCTCTGAAAAAATGGAACACTACTCAAATATTCTGGGAGATTCTCCAGTAGATTTCAAGTTAGGACTCTTTTGCATGGAAAACTTCTCCCACAGTTACCTAAAAGAGTTCCTGAAGCAAAATAACATTGAAATGAATGATATTAACCAGTTCAGAGTGGAAAAAGGACATCTCTGGGCTTACCTTAAAAATGGGGATGTATTTAAAGCTCCATTATCCCAGGCCAAAGTCTGCATGAGAAAAAACTGCCAGGTATGTATGGATTACACCTCAGAACTGGCTGACCTATCGGTGGGATCAGTGGGTTCAGCTCCAGGATGGTCCACTGTCATTGCCAGAACAGAAAAAGGACTTAAAGCTTTGAATAAAGCTGAAACTAAAGGTTATATTAAAACCAAAGCCATTGAAGAGTCAGGACTCGCACTACTGGAAAAGTTAGCCAATAAGAAAAAAACCGAAAACAGGGAAGAGATAAAAAAGAGGGAATCTGTGGCCAGACCAGTACTCTACCGGCGGTATATCAATGATGAAGAGTTCATAGAAGAAGTCTCATCCTGCCAGTTTAAGGACTTAAAATCAGATGTAGTTGATGTGGGTAGCTGTGTGCTCTGCGGGGCCTGTTATTACGTGTGCCCTGAGAACATAGTATCCATTGAAGACCGTAAACCTCAGTTGAAAGGAACCTGTCCACCAGAATGTAATTTATGTTACGTGGCCTGTCCCCGTACCTATCTGTCCCAGGAAGTCCTTAGTCGAGATCTTGACCAGAAAGCACTGGGAAATTACATTAAGATTGTATCTGCCCGGGCAGATGGAGTGGATGGTCAGGATGGAGGAGTGGCTACTGCCCTCTTAAATTACATTTTAGATGAAAATATAACTGATGAAGTAATTGTTGTGGATAAAATGGATGATAATCCATGGAAACCAGAAGCAATCATAACATCAAAAACTGAAGAGGTTACAAACGCTGCCGGCACCAAATACTCTGCTGCCCCAGTTTTCAAAGTACTTAAAAGTAACCATAAAATGAATCCCAATACAGATTCTAAAAAGGAGGTGTCATAG
- a CDS encoding tributyrin esterase — translation MQEFKINAQQKTARELNRTIKQAAPENDRILIENPNAMHYMAAGLTEPVEVVIDGSAGYFAGTMIHGARVHINGNAGWFPADNMTEGEVIIDGSAGDGVGQGIYGGTVVVRKSVGARTGEIMKNGTIIIGGNSGFMSGLFMMGGRIIVLGDISDDAGESIIRGTIYVGGNIHSLGKNAKVEELEAEEREELKELLEEYDFHLEEEKYQNFRKIVPRSARPFYGQESEEGK, via the coding sequence ATGCAGGAATTCAAAATAAACGCCCAACAAAAAACAGCCAGGGAACTTAACCGGACCATTAAACAGGCCGCCCCGGAAAATGATCGTATCCTAATTGAAAATCCCAATGCCATGCATTACATGGCAGCAGGATTAACAGAACCAGTAGAGGTGGTTATTGACGGGTCAGCCGGTTATTTCGCAGGTACAATGATCCACGGAGCCAGGGTGCACATCAATGGAAACGCAGGTTGGTTCCCAGCAGATAACATGACTGAAGGAGAGGTTATCATCGATGGTTCCGCTGGAGACGGTGTAGGCCAGGGAATATACGGGGGAACAGTTGTAGTACGTAAAAGTGTAGGCGCCCGTACCGGAGAAATCATGAAAAACGGAACCATCATCATTGGAGGGAACTCTGGATTCATGAGCGGCCTGTTCATGATGGGTGGCCGTATAATAGTCCTGGGAGATATCTCGGACGATGCCGGTGAATCCATAATCAGGGGAACCATCTATGTAGGTGGAAACATCCACAGTCTGGGTAAAAACGCCAAGGTAGAAGAACTGGAAGCAGAAGAAAGGGAAGAATTAAAGGAACTCCTGGAAGAATACGACTTCCACCTGGAAGAAGAAAAATACCAGAACTTCCGTAAAATAGTGCCACGCAGTGCCCGGCCATTCTATGGTCAAGAATCAGAGGAGGGAAAATAA
- a CDS encoding glutamine amidotransferase family protein: MCGIAGVVFKDKNLHPVGKFMTRMLDALQHRGPDSAGFALYGGLGLREHEYLLNIEVKEKPGLLDEVKTTVNAAFPIESEEIIPSVENYIIYRCKVNLESFSQLKPLIMDVDKIDNVIVLNGAHSFEMIKDVGLVKDIAARYNTEDKMGTHAIGHTRFSTESIVDRYHAHPFQSYIIPDITVVHNGQITNYWKIRDPLERKGHIFETNNDTECIVHYIADKLSQDYSLEEALEQSVKDMDGPFSYIVGTPNGVGIAKDQLGLRPGVMAENDEVFAIASEEVALREVMDTSNIEQISPGETRAYTI; this comes from the coding sequence TTGTGTGGAATAGCAGGAGTGGTATTTAAAGATAAAAACCTTCACCCGGTGGGTAAATTCATGACCCGTATGCTTGACGCTCTACAGCACAGAGGTCCTGATTCAGCAGGATTCGCACTGTACGGTGGTTTAGGGCTGCGAGAACATGAATATTTATTAAACATTGAAGTGAAAGAAAAACCCGGACTCTTAGATGAAGTTAAGACCACGGTCAACGCCGCTTTCCCAATTGAAAGCGAAGAAATCATCCCTTCAGTTGAAAATTACATCATATACCGATGTAAAGTCAATTTAGAATCATTTTCACAACTAAAACCATTAATAATGGATGTGGACAAAATTGACAACGTGATTGTCTTAAATGGAGCTCATTCCTTTGAGATGATCAAAGATGTGGGATTGGTCAAGGATATAGCTGCCCGTTACAACACCGAAGATAAAATGGGCACCCACGCCATTGGCCACACCCGGTTCTCCACCGAAAGTATTGTGGACCGGTACCATGCCCACCCTTTCCAGAGTTATATCATCCCAGATATCACAGTGGTTCACAATGGTCAGATAACCAACTACTGGAAGATAAGGGATCCATTAGAACGTAAGGGGCATATCTTTGAGACCAACAATGATACCGAATGTATCGTACACTACATAGCCGATAAATTATCCCAGGATTACAGCCTGGAAGAAGCACTGGAACAGTCTGTGAAGGACATGGATGGTCCATTCTCATATATTGTAGGCACACCCAACGGAGTGGGAATTGCAAAGGACCAGCTGGGCCTCAGACCAGGTGTTATGGCAGAAAACGATGAAGTCTTTGCCATTGCCTCTGAAGAAGTGGCTCTAAGGGAAGTTATGGATACCTCCAATATTGAACAGATATCACCAGGGGAGACTCGTGCTTACACCATCTAG
- the pdxT gene encoding pyridoxal 5'-phosphate synthase glutaminase subunit PdxT — protein sequence MIKIGILDLQGDVSEHQVMTEKAVSKINLKADVLKVKTASEVAKCNGLVISGGESTVIGRLIKENSIDTAIKENQIPVMGTCAGMVLLGQQTDYEQPLLGLIPMKVKRNGFGRQKLSFEAELKLETFDDPYPGVFIRAPYALDVKDEAVVLGQIHDKIIAVAYENHIATAFHPELTGDTRIHEYFIKEVLNCVE from the coding sequence ATGATAAAAATAGGTATTTTAGACTTGCAAGGAGATGTTTCCGAGCACCAGGTAATGACCGAAAAAGCTGTAAGCAAAATAAACCTAAAAGCAGATGTTTTAAAGGTTAAAACAGCCTCAGAAGTAGCAAAGTGTAACGGACTGGTTATTTCTGGAGGGGAAAGCACTGTAATCGGGAGACTTATAAAAGAAAACAGCATTGATACAGCCATTAAGGAAAACCAGATACCAGTAATGGGTACCTGTGCAGGTATGGTGCTGTTAGGTCAGCAAACCGACTATGAACAACCTTTACTTGGTTTAATACCTATGAAAGTTAAGAGAAACGGTTTTGGACGACAAAAACTGTCATTTGAAGCTGAATTAAAACTTGAAACCTTTGATGATCCCTATCCTGGAGTTTTCATCAGAGCACCTTATGCCCTAGATGTGAAAGATGAAGCAGTTGTACTGGGGCAGATTCATGATAAAATCATTGCCGTGGCGTATGAAAATCACATAGCCACCGCATTTCACCCAGAACTTACTGGTGATACTCGAATTCACGAATATTTCATAAAGGAGGTATTAAATTGTGTGGAATAG
- a CDS encoding DUF2193 domain-containing protein produces the protein MVELYEKMVKEAMMAQKADVETIKNKRGTKFHIKDTKAYLDVVQKMEATAEQSESVINLHVNSVKAHYDILNSLTDTIRPEDDPFVEHYQTPVVLEILRDEDPEFEVSLNKFIDAIKKSEALIGKEVVRRYGGFYGPTCVVDFALMPGSTSNTINRIVKTVDIPLKHKQAILSAKSWGMNTSYGVGEVFANEIEGGTTVAQAVEKEIAEIQNIYQNPVEAQAELMDNAGHTSFDVRKYMAQYREKMEDTVIAAMNDDVHYGNILTVPAYCVGDISHHIAQSTFNMCKDDVTMAIIEATTDVMDATLKQALPDFKSEYEVLSLATGSSACAVEYILELDGFNAPTVVDLLTKRFHNYVQLYPTRGAAAELHNSDFMDMIYRGWGHLDQARKARNGSAGALIPKVAGFKVDLEPVHQNEVIMNPQRYTYPACAITVRFSSLMRLADYPCLLTSEPVTATLMTNIIALHKESPASPARTCKNCASASLVDFRHNHCQWKEAV, from the coding sequence ATGGTTGAACTCTATGAAAAAATGGTTAAAGAAGCAATGATGGCTCAAAAAGCCGATGTAGAAACTATTAAAAATAAGAGAGGAACTAAATTCCACATTAAAGATACCAAAGCCTATCTTGATGTGGTTCAGAAAATGGAAGCAACTGCTGAACAATCTGAATCAGTGATCAACCTCCATGTAAATTCTGTTAAGGCTCATTACGACATCTTAAACAGCTTAACAGATACCATAAGGCCCGAAGACGATCCTTTCGTTGAACACTATCAAACTCCAGTGGTACTGGAAATACTTCGCGATGAAGACCCTGAGTTTGAAGTGAGTCTTAATAAATTCATAGATGCCATAAAAAAATCAGAAGCCTTAATTGGTAAAGAAGTTGTCCGAAGGTACGGTGGATTCTACGGACCAACATGTGTGGTTGATTTTGCACTTATGCCAGGCAGTACCAGTAACACCATAAACCGAATAGTTAAAACCGTGGATATACCCCTAAAACATAAACAAGCAATATTATCTGCTAAATCATGGGGTATGAACACTTCTTACGGTGTTGGTGAAGTTTTCGCCAATGAAATTGAAGGTGGAACAACAGTAGCCCAGGCAGTGGAGAAAGAAATAGCAGAGATCCAGAACATTTACCAGAACCCGGTGGAAGCTCAGGCTGAACTCATGGATAATGCTGGACACACATCATTTGATGTCCGGAAATACATGGCCCAGTACAGGGAAAAAATGGAAGATACCGTAATAGCAGCTATGAATGATGATGTGCATTATGGTAATATCCTGACAGTTCCCGCATACTGTGTGGGTGATATATCTCACCACATTGCTCAATCAACCTTTAACATGTGTAAAGATGATGTGACCATGGCCATAATTGAAGCCACCACCGATGTGATGGATGCTACACTTAAACAGGCCCTTCCAGACTTCAAAAGTGAATATGAAGTCCTTTCACTGGCAACAGGATCATCGGCCTGTGCAGTGGAGTACATACTGGAACTGGATGGATTCAATGCACCAACCGTGGTGGATCTGTTGACCAAGAGATTCCACAACTACGTTCAGCTTTATCCCACCAGGGGAGCAGCTGCAGAACTGCACAACAGTGACTTCATGGACATGATTTACCGTGGATGGGGACACCTGGACCAGGCCCGAAAGGCCCGTAATGGTTCTGCAGGCGCACTGATACCTAAAGTAGCTGGATTCAAGGTAGACCTGGAACCAGTCCACCAGAACGAAGTGATTATGAACCCACAGCGTTACACCTACCCTGCGTGTGCCATAACCGTCAGGTTCTCCTCTCTAATGAGGCTGGCTGATTACCCCTGTCTCTTAACCAGTGAACCGGTAACTGCCACCTTAATGACCAACATCATAGCTCTGCACAAGGAAAGCCCAGCTTCCCCTGCAAGAACCTGTAAAAACTGTGCATCAGCATCACTGGTAGACTTCAGGCACAATCACTGCCAGTGGAAAGAAGCAGTATAA
- a CDS encoding DUF2180 family protein — MKCYICAEEGKSTDAVAICIVCGMGLCMDHAIRQENEVWTGGYPFPAEKLKETLPRILCKYCSIALKKGNPKGG, encoded by the coding sequence ATGAAATGTTATATCTGTGCAGAGGAGGGCAAATCCACTGATGCAGTTGCCATCTGCATTGTATGTGGTATGGGATTATGTATGGATCATGCCATCCGACAGGAAAATGAGGTATGGACTGGGGGATATCCTTTCCCTGCAGAAAAACTCAAAGAAACCTTACCTAGAATACTGTGCAAGTACTGTAGTATAGCCTTAAAAAAAGGTAATCCTAAAGGAGGATAA